AAAAGaaatcttttttaaatacatttctgTTTTGTTCGATATTGTATAAAATTGATATTTATAGAAACGcccaacatttttaaaaactgaTCTTCCACTATATGAAACTCAACTTCATAAATTATGTATTAGAATCTATACTATAGATTCTATAGCATGGCTAATAACCATAATTAACTGGATATATCAAGTACTATGCCACAGCCACTTGACATACATTTATTGCTGTTCTTGTGCCCAATCTGTCGGGTGCCGCACCTTGCGGAATATCTTGGATCCCAGAGCAAGGTGCCAAGCTGGCAAGACTGGCGGGCAGGTCGAACAACGCCCCAAGAAGCCCTCGACCCGAGAGCCGGTGGCATCGATTTTAGAAAGTTCGCCGAGCATTAAAACGGTAAAGCCGCTGCCGCAGACGAAgccttttccttttggccaccGCGACAGGAGCGGAAAAGCAAAATTCAAGCCCGAAATCCAAAGCCTATATATAACTCGATGGCTGCAGAGGCAACCGCATAAATTTCATTGCAGACATTTGGCCTTTTATTAATTGTTTGACGGCGCCCGTGCCCATGAAGCGGGACATCACCCCTCCCACCCACCTGCCGCCTTCCGTCAACCGCCTCACCTGGAAAGAACTCAAGcggcagcaccagcagcatcGGGAGCAGCAACTGCATTTTCCTCTCTCAGGCCGCGCTCTGGGCGTGATGAGAAATTTAATATTGGCAAACGGATAAAACCGCCAGATAATTATACATTTTGAGTGGCCAAAGCTGCAGTCGGAGTCCGAGGAGACTTTGTGCAGGCAGCAGTTTTGGCTTCAGACTCGGATCGGGCTCAGCAGTTCATGCGCCTCATGATAGTATAagatttcatttcattaaaGTGCATCACGACGGACGCCGGACGATGGACGGCAGGCGGAATCAATGAGCAGCGGCTGCATAGTTTCCCCTGGCCCTCCCAGCGCAGATCCGCCTCCTCGTGCCCACTATCGCCAATCCAATCCCATTCCCTGCTAGGCAGCTACCAGGTAAATGCACTTGGCAAAATATATTGCAAGAATTTAATCCTTCAGGGCAAATATCAGCATAAATCATAATGCTtcggtataaatattttcaaccatGGCTTTCctcatattattttttacagtGCACGTACCTTGCTTACTTTTCTTCTTATTGGCAGATTACGACGGCGGGGTGGCCGGTACAAACCTGGGCAACTTATAATCAAATCCGatcaaaaatttcattattgctccacagcagcagcagcagcagccgcaaccTCAGTcgtcgcagcagcagcaacaacaacaagaaaaaccataACTGTTTTACAGGTAatttcgttgttgttgttatgatTGTTGCTGGCTGCACTTAATTTTCGCATGCGCACTGGAAACCAAGCCGGGCTCAGCTCTTGATCGCGATTTCTTGATCTTCCGTCTTCCCATCCCAAGCCACCCAGTTCCTACCCCTGCCCCAACACCATCTTCCTCCCAAAACCCCCTGAGGGGGCTAACTTTTCGCTCCCGTTCGTGTACAGACGCCATTTTGTAAAGCCGGAGTTCTCAGAGCGATAGCCACCAGTGGAGGTCAGTTGGGTGCGCAGGAATAGAAAGAAGCCAGAGCTTTGATTTGAAATGGCAATCTGTGGCCTATCGCCGCCGTTGCTCCGGCAGCACATAAATTGGGACGTGATTATGAAATAATTGCAATTCTGTACTTTGGACTTGTGCAATTGGCCAAAAGGTAAAATCAAAGGTAAAGgaacagagaaaaaaatattttagaacacatattaaataaataccaaGTTTGAAGCAGACTACTTAAACaccttataaaaataacactaATCTTTCTATAGAATTTGAGACATTTATGAATTAATACATATATGTGACTATACGTGAGACTATAATTTTTCCTTGTGTCAACGCAATCGGTGGACTCTCCTAGCTTGGATTCCGCACCTTGGGGAGCAAAAAGAACCACCTCAAACGAGAGCAGGTGACAGGCGACCGATGGGTTGCATCTAGCTGTGCTTTGAGGAAGCTTAGAAACCTCAGAATCAACAGCCATAAGTCTAAGCCGCCACGAAACTGCCGCCAGACAAATCAAACGAATTCGCTGTGGGACACCCAGCAGCCATTAAATTAACGCATAAGAAAACCGCTTTCATTCATTAAAAGTGCGGTTCCTCAATCAATTTTTATGCCTTATCTCAGGAAACGACAGAATCAAATAATccattaaaaatcatttttctCACTACTTGAATTAAAAATTCCGAACTGGGTTAACTCTATAAAGGTTCTTCTTACCATAATTATTCATCTAAATAGCACTATCTTTCCGTAAAACTATAACTTAATCTTATCTTAGCGTTTGTTTGGCCATAGCTTCATGGCCTTATTATTCATGACCTTATGACTAATCTAATTTAATCTAAATGAGTTTATAGTTTCTCTGATAAATCATGAGATTCAGAAAAATTTTGCCCAAAATTTCTCACCTTTCAATAGACCCTTCGATTTCCATTACTTAATGGCTTTCAAGGAAATACACGCTTGTCCCTCTACTTGAAGACCCACTGCTCTTCTGACAAATCCCTCTTGTCGACATTACACCTGACTGGGATGCTACTCCCCCAAGTCATTTGCACATAGTATCCCCTTGGGGCCAAAGGAACTGCCAGCGGCCAGGCTGGACGAGCACCGCCGCCAACATatgcaaattaaatataatttcaaCACTCGTATTTTTGTTGACTCTGCTGCCGACGACGGCTCCTCCGCCTTTTTGTCCATAATTTACATGAGGTTAACACGCAAGCGAACAGCAGACAACAACAAAGAACCGGCCTTGATTATCAAAGCCAAATCGAATGCACGCACATGCGAAGGATAAAAAAAAGCCAGGAGGAGGTAGCCAGGCGACGGCGACAGGAAGAGGAGTAAGGGATTCGGGGCAAGGGCAGGGACAGGGAATGGGGGATGGGGTATCCACCGAAAAGGAAGTCAAGTTTGAAAAGGCTGAAAGAAATTCTATTACAATGTTGAAATATTGCCAAATCATGGCTTTGAGGTAAATAAATTTCCACGCCGCCACTCGCCATGACCGCTGAACCTGGGGATGCGGGATGCAGCTGAGGCTGGAGAATGGATAGTGGCatggcactgaaaaaaatggcTTTGGAAAGTTAAGacttaaaaaaatggaagaaaagtgcaaaaaatggaaatattttcaagatACAAGAAATTCTTACCCTCTATGAGGatgtattaaataaatataatttttacgCATTTAAAGCAAATTAagaatttgaataaaataatttacatGTAATACATCCTTAAATTTTCCAGCACTGATTCTCATTTCCTTATTATTTCCTTTCCTTATTTCCATTTCCTTTTGttcttattaaatattagttttttgAGAAAAGATAGTTGTTTTGATTcacaaatttcaaaataagGTCTTCCACGTTTGCTaaagcttaaaaattaaattcaaatgcaCTTTTAAGACTAAGAGTCTCAAAAcagtcaaaaaaaatttttcagtgCATTGGAGGACCAGGAGCGGGCATGGAAGCTAAAGTCCCTGGCCGTGTATAAATAAGTAACCTGATCCCAGCAACACGCTGCCTGACAGCGGGCCCCAAAAACGGCACACAGCTTCGACTTGGACGGGATGGAAATGGATGGAAATGGATGGAAAGGAATGGGACGGGATGGGCTGAGATGGGAAGCGATGGGATCCCATCGCATCTCCTCATCGGTATCACATCGGATCGGATTGGAGAAAAGCGGAACCCGTTTAGAGCTTCTGCTGCAGAAGCAGCCTTGCGGCGTTTTGATTTATAACCGATTTATGCACTTGGCTCGGTCAATGTGGGAGCCTTCCCCTTCATCTTGACTGGAATTCATGAGCGGACAGCTGGCTTCGGTTTATTACATATTACAAATAACACATATCGGTACGGTGAGCCTCGACAGGCGTGGAAATTTTGGTTCACTATTATGCGCTAGGCGCATTCACAATGTTCAACTTGGAAAGCATTCGAATACGTGTTAGCTAATACGAGTTAGTAAGGCAACTCTGCGGGTGCGGATACGGATGCGAGTCCGCAGTTGGATTTATCTAATCGTCTTTTTGTTTATCACGGCTGTCGCTTTTCTGGGTGAATCAACAAACAGTATTTGGAGCTAGGCACTGGTGGCACACTTTGGAGCCTTGTTGGCGAAGAACCACATCAGACCTAGAAGGCAACTTGGCGGACTGTTGTTCACAGCTCCCTTTTGTATCATGCGTTGTGCCTCGTCCAGGGATAGGTCCACCACCTCTATGATCTCGTCCTCGACACCGCCGCCACTTGTGACTCTATCCGCGTCTGTCACTTCACAGTAGTACAGGGCCTGCTTGGCGCCCGAGGAGCCAACACCAGATCTATAATAGAATCGATGTGgggtttattaaattttacaaGAAAATCAAATATAAGTTATAGATATAAGAAAGAatagtgtttttttaatacatttaataGAATGTTGATTATTTTAGTTCCTGATATACTTaaatcaattataataataccaAAAAGATGGTAAATGTcatcattttaatttaaaaaccagtggaaatcatttaaatattcAGTAAAAAGTCATATAAAGTTTTTCCGACACTATTTTTTGCACCTCCACCGTACCCACTCACCGGTAGACCATGACCTCTTCGATGCGTTCCACTGGCACATCGTAGCCGCACTCCTCCACCACCTCCTCGCGGGCAATCTCAATCCAGCTCTTTGACTTATCCACGATTCCGGCACAAAGTTCCAAGGTCACCCCAATGGAGGGCGGGAATGCCTTCAGGTCCACATTATCGAAATTTCCCTGAGCACTGGTAATTACTCCGTGGTAGACGGCAGGCCGGAACTGACGCACCAACACTAACTTCTGGCGTGTGGTATTGTACAAGATTATGGCGACGCTATCgtgtaccttgagcagatccCAGTTCTTCTCCACCCCATTCTGGACGTAGTAGAGGCGGAAGGGCTTCACGTAGGGCGAATCCTCGGGCAGGGGACCCAGCCAGACCTTGGACACATTCTCCATGCTGCGACTTCTCTGTGGGGCAGTGGCATTAAAATCAGCTGATTGCGAAAGCTTCCCCCGGCGATTTGGAGCAAAACATATGGTTATGTCGTTTAAGGGGGAGACCTCAAGCTTTTCTGACATTTCATGTCACTTTGCAACTGGTaacactaaaataaatatacgttttaaatttgttgatattttatttaaaaaaaaaaatttgtttaactTATTACATTTCTGATTCTAATCAATAATTTCATAGAcaaac
The Drosophila bipectinata strain 14024-0381.07 chromosome 3R, DbipHiC1v2, whole genome shotgun sequence DNA segment above includes these coding regions:
- the LOC108128006 gene encoding uridine diphosphate glucose pyrophosphatase NUDT14, which codes for MENVSKVWLGPLPEDSPYVKPFRLYYVQNGVEKNWDLLKVHDSVAIILYNTTRQKLVLVRQFRPAVYHGVITSAQGNFDNVDLKAFPPSIGVTLELCAGIVDKSKSWIEIAREEVVEECGYDVPVERIEEVMVYRSGVGSSGAKQALYYCEVTDADRVTSGGGVEDEIIEVVDLSLDEAQRMIQKGAVNNSPPSCLLGLMWFFANKAPKCATSA